One window of Gammaproteobacteria bacterium genomic DNA carries:
- a CDS encoding glycosyltransferase family 4 protein has translation MNERATSLCSARNGLRIIVLQPTIPEYRLPLFERLSHSLNIELRVFGSEDYMTAAELKNGNRTTTFSYSKCKSKTFAGGRVVWQSGLHFGEWLRAGDVLVLCGNPRYLSNYPLILRARQLGIGVVWWGQGWSVGSRGFFSWLRQKIMKFADVLLLYTDEEVRDYVKLGFDSDRVFATNNAIDQEQAFKLTSEWNDVRLLQFRSENEIKDRRVLIFCGRLIKKTEVDFLVGILPRIVQRWPKILLAVIGDGPMRADLQAQAFESGVQDHIRWLGSIYDEQKIAPWFLSSEIFVYPGAIGLSLLHSMGYGLPVLTHSDRVYHGPEFSAIRDGKNSLTFRKGDEYDFIEKLGLLMDNDAMRRDLSRSARMTVEDKYSITEMVTRFVGAIHAASQIATSKSGA, from the coding sequence ATGAATGAAAGAGCTACATCTTTATGCAGTGCAAGGAATGGGCTGCGAATTATTGTATTGCAGCCAACGATTCCAGAGTATCGATTACCTTTATTTGAGCGATTATCTCATTCACTGAATATTGAGTTGCGTGTTTTTGGCTCTGAAGACTATATGACAGCCGCTGAGCTTAAAAATGGTAATCGTACAACTACATTCTCATATTCAAAATGTAAATCTAAAACATTTGCAGGTGGTCGAGTCGTTTGGCAAAGTGGTCTTCATTTCGGAGAATGGTTGCGAGCAGGCGATGTTTTGGTTCTTTGCGGTAATCCAAGGTATTTGAGCAATTACCCTCTTATTTTACGAGCCCGACAACTTGGCATTGGTGTTGTTTGGTGGGGGCAGGGATGGTCGGTTGGTAGTCGTGGTTTTTTCTCGTGGCTTCGGCAGAAAATCATGAAGTTTGCAGACGTTTTATTGTTATATACAGATGAAGAGGTTAGGGATTATGTTAAGCTAGGATTTGATTCGGATAGGGTATTCGCAACGAATAATGCTATTGATCAAGAGCAAGCTTTTAAGCTAACCAGTGAGTGGAATGATGTTAGACTTCTTCAGTTTCGTAGCGAAAATGAAATTAAAGATCGTCGTGTATTGATTTTTTGCGGAAGGTTAATAAAAAAAACAGAAGTTGATTTTTTGGTGGGCATTCTTCCAAGGATTGTGCAGCGTTGGCCGAAAATATTGTTGGCTGTTATTGGTGATGGTCCAATGCGTGCTGATCTTCAGGCTCAAGCTTTTGAAAGTGGTGTACAAGATCATATCCGCTGGCTTGGTAGTATATATGACGAGCAAAAAATTGCGCCATGGTTTCTTTCTTCCGAGATTTTTGTATATCCGGGTGCTATTGGATTAAGTTTGCTACATTCAATGGGATATGGCCTGCCAGTATTAACCCATTCAGATCGCGTTTATCATGGCCCAGAATTTTCAGCAATTCGCGATGGAAAAAACTCTCTTACATTTCGTAAGGGGGATGAGTATGACTTTATAGAAAAGCTTGGCCTTCTTATGGATAATGATGCGATGCGTCGTGATTTAAGTAGGAGTGCACGAATGACGGTTGAGGATAAGTATTCAATAACTGAAATGGTTACAAGGTTTGTTGGCGCAATTCACGCTGCGTCACAAATTGCCACTTCCAAGTCTGGAGCATGA